A part of Rattus rattus isolate New Zealand chromosome 4, Rrattus_CSIRO_v1, whole genome shotgun sequence genomic DNA contains:
- the LOC116897953 gene encoding olfactory receptor 5AC1-like, translating into MELNRTLVTEFVLRGITDLPELQVPLFLVFFLIYVTTMVGNLGLILLIWKDSHLHTPMYYFLGSLAFADACTSSSVTPRMLVNILDNGKMISLFECMAQYYVFGSSATTECFLLVAMAYDRYVAICNPLLYLVVMSNRVCTCLISGSYIIGFLHPLVHVGLLFRLTFCKSNVIDHFYCEILPLYTISCTDPSINAFVVFIFAAVIQAITFMSIAVSYAHVLFSILKTKSQKSRRKAFSTCSAHLLSVSLFYGTLFFMYVSPGSGPSKYKNKMYSLFYTIVIPLLNPFIYSLRNKEVLGALRKIIKP; encoded by the coding sequence ATGGAGTTGAACAGGACATTGGTGACTGAGTTTGTTCTCAGAGGAATAACAGATCTTCCAGAGCTGCAAGTCCCCCTGTTCCTGGTGTTCTTCCTCATCTATGTCACCACCATGGTGGGCAACCTTGGCTTAATCTTACTCATCTGGAAGGATTCCCATCTTCACACTCCCATGTACTATTTCCTTGGAAGTTTAGCCTTTGCTGATGCCTGCACTTCATCCTCAGTGACTCCCAGGATGCTTGTCAACATCTTAGACAATGGTAAAATGATTTCCCTCTTTGAATGCATGGCCCAATATTATGTTTTTGGATCCAGTGCAACCACAGAATGCTTCCTCCTGGTAGCCATGGCCTACGACCGCTATGTAGCCATATGCAACCCTCTGCTCTATCTTGTGGTGATGTCCAACAGAGTGTGCACTTGCCTGATAAGTGGTTCATATATAATCGGTTTTCTGCATCCACTTGTTCATGTAGGACTATTATTTAGATTAACCTTTTGCAAGTCCAATGTAATAGATCACTTTTATTGTGAGATCCTGCCTCTCTATACAATTTCTTGCACTGACCCATCTATTAATGCATTCGTGGTCTTCATTTTTGCTGCCGTGATACAAGCCATTACCTTCATGAGTATTGCAGTCTCCTATGCCCATGTCCTCTTTTCCATCCTGAAAACAAAGTCTCAGAAGAGCAGAAGaaaagccttctccacctgcagtgcccacctgctctctgtctctttgttctaTGGAACTCTCTTCTTCATGTACGTGAGCCCTGGGTCTGGACCAagtaaatataagaataaaatgtaTTCTCTGTTTTACACCATTGTGATTCCTCTGCTAAACCCCTTCATTTACAGCTTAAGAAACAAGGAAGTTTTAGGTGCTCtgagaaaaatcataaaaccaTAA
- the LOC116897954 gene encoding olfactory receptor 5AC1-like isoform X1 → MSFEKVKESNSTQLTEFVLRGITDRPELQVPLFLVFFLIYVTTMVGNLGLIFLIWKDPHLHTPMYLFLGNLAFADACTSSSVTPKMLMKFLNKNDMISMGECFAQFYFFCFSATTEIFLLVAMAYDRYVAICNPLLYLVVMSKRVCTVLISISYIIGFLNPIVHVGLLFRLTFCRSNVIDHFYCEIMPLYAISCTDPSLNGLVAFIFASSIQISTSVTIVVSYARVLFAVLNMKSEKGRRKAFFTCSAHLLSVSLFYGTLLFMYVSPGSGSGKQKDKMYSLFYTVVIPLLNPFIYSLRNKEVLGALKKLLK, encoded by the exons ATGTCTTTTGAGAAGGTGAAGGAAA GCAACAGCACCCAGCTGACTGAGTTCGTTCTCAGAGGAATAACAGATCGTCCAGAGCTGCAAGTCCCCCTGTTCCTGGTGTTCTTCCTCATCTATGTCACCACCATGGTGGGCAACCTTGGCTTAATCTTTCTCATCTGGAAGGACCCCCATCTTCACACACCCATGTACCTTTTCCTTGGAAATTTAGCCTTTGCTGATGCCTGCACTTCATCCTCTGTGACACCAAAGATGcttatgaaatttttaaataagaatgacaTGATATCCATGGGTGAGTGCTTTgcccagttttattttttttgtttcagtgCGACCACAGAAATTTTCCTTCTGGtagccatggcctatgaccgctatgtagCCATATGTAACCCTCTGCTCTATCTAGTGGTGATGTCCAAAAGAGTCTGCACTGTGCTAATCAGTATTTCATATATCATTGGTTTTCTAAACCCTATAGTTCATGTGGGATTATTATTCAGATTAACGTTCTGTAGGTCTAATGTTATTGATCATTTCTACTGTGAAATCATGCCACTGTATGCAATTTCTTGCACAGATCCATCTCTTAATGGATTGGTGGCCtttatttttgcttcttccaTACAAATCAGTACCTCTGTGACCATTGTAGTCTCTTATGCTCGGGTCCTATTCGCTGTCCTGAACATGAAGTCTGAGAAGGGCAGAAGAAAAGCTTTCTTCACCTGCAGTGCCcacctgctctctgtctctttgttctaTGGTACTCTCCTCTTCATGTATGTGAGCCCTGGGTCTGGGTCAGGTAAACAGAAGGATAAAATGTATTCTCTGTTCTACACAGTTGTGATTCCTCTGCTAAACCCCTTTATTTACAGCTTAAGAAACAAGGAAGTTTTGGGTGCCCTGAAGAAACTCCTAAAATGA
- the LOC116897954 gene encoding olfactory receptor 5AC1-like isoform X2, whose product MGGNSTQLTEFVLRGITDRPELQVPLFLVFFLIYVTTMVGNLGLIFLIWKDPHLHTPMYLFLGNLAFADACTSSSVTPKMLMKFLNKNDMISMGECFAQFYFFCFSATTEIFLLVAMAYDRYVAICNPLLYLVVMSKRVCTVLISISYIIGFLNPIVHVGLLFRLTFCRSNVIDHFYCEIMPLYAISCTDPSLNGLVAFIFASSIQISTSVTIVVSYARVLFAVLNMKSEKGRRKAFFTCSAHLLSVSLFYGTLLFMYVSPGSGSGKQKDKMYSLFYTVVIPLLNPFIYSLRNKEVLGALKKLLK is encoded by the coding sequence ATGGGAGGCAACAGCACCCAGCTGACTGAGTTCGTTCTCAGAGGAATAACAGATCGTCCAGAGCTGCAAGTCCCCCTGTTCCTGGTGTTCTTCCTCATCTATGTCACCACCATGGTGGGCAACCTTGGCTTAATCTTTCTCATCTGGAAGGACCCCCATCTTCACACACCCATGTACCTTTTCCTTGGAAATTTAGCCTTTGCTGATGCCTGCACTTCATCCTCTGTGACACCAAAGATGcttatgaaatttttaaataagaatgacaTGATATCCATGGGTGAGTGCTTTgcccagttttattttttttgtttcagtgCGACCACAGAAATTTTCCTTCTGGtagccatggcctatgaccgctatgtagCCATATGTAACCCTCTGCTCTATCTAGTGGTGATGTCCAAAAGAGTCTGCACTGTGCTAATCAGTATTTCATATATCATTGGTTTTCTAAACCCTATAGTTCATGTGGGATTATTATTCAGATTAACGTTCTGTAGGTCTAATGTTATTGATCATTTCTACTGTGAAATCATGCCACTGTATGCAATTTCTTGCACAGATCCATCTCTTAATGGATTGGTGGCCtttatttttgcttcttccaTACAAATCAGTACCTCTGTGACCATTGTAGTCTCTTATGCTCGGGTCCTATTCGCTGTCCTGAACATGAAGTCTGAGAAGGGCAGAAGAAAAGCTTTCTTCACCTGCAGTGCCcacctgctctctgtctctttgttctaTGGTACTCTCCTCTTCATGTATGTGAGCCCTGGGTCTGGGTCAGGTAAACAGAAGGATAAAATGTATTCTCTGTTCTACACAGTTGTGATTCCTCTGCTAAACCCCTTTATTTACAGCTTAAGAAACAAGGAAGTTTTGGGTGCCCTGAAGAAACTCCTAAAATGA
- the LOC116897955 gene encoding olfactory receptor 5AC1-like isoform X1 yields the protein MNVSSGNSTQLTELVLRGITDRPRAASPPLFLVFFLIYVTTMVGNLGLIFLIWKDPHLHTPMYLFLGNLAFADACSSSSVTPKMLMKFLNKNDVISMGECFAQYYFFCFSATTEIFLLVAMAYDRFVAICNPLLYLVVMSKRLCTVLISMSYIIGFLNPIVHVGLLFRLTFCRSNVIDHFYCEILPLYTISCTDASLNALVIFIFASSIQISTSVTIVVSYARVLFAVLNMKSKKGRRKAFCTCSAHLFSVSLFYGTLLFMYVSHGSAPGENQDKMYSLFYTVVIPLLNPFIYSLRNKEVLCALRKVIK from the exons atgaatgtatcATCAG GCAACAGCACCCAGCTGACTGAGTTAGTTCTCAGAGGAATAACAGATCGTCCCAGAGCTGCAAGTCCCCCCCTGTTCCTGGTGTTCTTCCTCATCTATGTCACCACCATGGTTGGCAACCTTGGCTTAATCTTTCTCATCTGGAAGGACCCCCATCTTCACACACCCATGTACCTTTTCCTTGGAAATTTAGCCTTTGCTGATGCCTGCAGTTCATCCTCTGTGACACCAAAGATGcttatgaaatttttaaataagaacgATGTGATATCCATGGGTGAGTGTTTTGCccaatattattttttttgtttcagtgCGACCACAGAAATTTTCCTTCTGGtagccatggcctatgaccgctttGTAGCCATATGTAACCCTCTGCTCTATCTAGTGGTGATGTCCAAAAGACTCTGCACTGTGCTAATCAGTATGTCATATATCATTGGTTTTCTAAACCCTATAGTTCATGTGGGATTATTATTCAGATTAACATTCTGTAGGTCTAACGTTATTGATCATTTCTACTGTGAAATTTTGCCACTCTATACAATTTCCTGCACAGATGCATCTCTTAATGCAttggtaatttttatttttgcttcttccaTACAAATCAGTACCTCTGTGACCATTGTAGTCTCTTATGCCCGTGTCCTATTCGCTGTCCTGAACATGAAGTCCAAGAAGGGCAGAAGAAAAGCTTTCTGCACCTGCAGTGCCCacctgttctctgtctctttgttctaTGGTACTCTCCTCTTCATGTATGTGAGTCATGGATCTGCCCCAGGTGAAAACCAGGATAAAATGTATTCTCTGTTCTACACAGTTGTGATTCCTCTGCTAAATCCCTTTATTTACAGCTTAAGAAACAAGGAAGTTTTGTGTGCCTTgagaaaagtcataaaataa
- the LOC116897955 gene encoding olfactory receptor 5AC1-like isoform X2 encodes MGGNSTQLTELVLRGITDRPRAASPPLFLVFFLIYVTTMVGNLGLIFLIWKDPHLHTPMYLFLGNLAFADACSSSSVTPKMLMKFLNKNDVISMGECFAQYYFFCFSATTEIFLLVAMAYDRFVAICNPLLYLVVMSKRLCTVLISMSYIIGFLNPIVHVGLLFRLTFCRSNVIDHFYCEILPLYTISCTDASLNALVIFIFASSIQISTSVTIVVSYARVLFAVLNMKSKKGRRKAFCTCSAHLFSVSLFYGTLLFMYVSHGSAPGENQDKMYSLFYTVVIPLLNPFIYSLRNKEVLCALRKVIK; translated from the coding sequence ATGGGAGGCAACAGCACCCAGCTGACTGAGTTAGTTCTCAGAGGAATAACAGATCGTCCCAGAGCTGCAAGTCCCCCCCTGTTCCTGGTGTTCTTCCTCATCTATGTCACCACCATGGTTGGCAACCTTGGCTTAATCTTTCTCATCTGGAAGGACCCCCATCTTCACACACCCATGTACCTTTTCCTTGGAAATTTAGCCTTTGCTGATGCCTGCAGTTCATCCTCTGTGACACCAAAGATGcttatgaaatttttaaataagaacgATGTGATATCCATGGGTGAGTGTTTTGCccaatattattttttttgtttcagtgCGACCACAGAAATTTTCCTTCTGGtagccatggcctatgaccgctttGTAGCCATATGTAACCCTCTGCTCTATCTAGTGGTGATGTCCAAAAGACTCTGCACTGTGCTAATCAGTATGTCATATATCATTGGTTTTCTAAACCCTATAGTTCATGTGGGATTATTATTCAGATTAACATTCTGTAGGTCTAACGTTATTGATCATTTCTACTGTGAAATTTTGCCACTCTATACAATTTCCTGCACAGATGCATCTCTTAATGCAttggtaatttttatttttgcttcttccaTACAAATCAGTACCTCTGTGACCATTGTAGTCTCTTATGCCCGTGTCCTATTCGCTGTCCTGAACATGAAGTCCAAGAAGGGCAGAAGAAAAGCTTTCTGCACCTGCAGTGCCCacctgttctctgtctctttgttctaTGGTACTCTCCTCTTCATGTATGTGAGTCATGGATCTGCCCCAGGTGAAAACCAGGATAAAATGTATTCTCTGTTCTACACAGTTGTGATTCCTCTGCTAAATCCCTTTATTTACAGCTTAAGAAACAAGGAAGTTTTGTGTGCCTTgagaaaagtcataaaataa